Genomic segment of Gammaproteobacteria bacterium:
GGTACGAGGTATGCACCCGCCCCGTGTGCGGGTCGATGGAGCCCGGAAGGGCGTCGGTGTAGCCGGTCTTGAGCTTGGCCAGGTTGCGATATTTCAGAATGGTGCCGGGCAGGTCGTGTACGGTGGCCAGTTCATGCAGCACCGATTCCGAAGTGGACGGCTGACCGGTCGATGTGCGGCGCACCGGTTCCAGCCCCAGCTGGTTGAACAGCACGTCGCCGAGTTGCTTGGGGGAACCCAGGTTGAACTCGCTGCCGGCCTGTTTGAACGCCTGGTCTTGTAGCTCCCGCAACTGTTCGGCCAGTTCCTGCGACTGAGCCGCCAGCACCTTCGCATCGACCAGCACGCCGACCCGTTCCATGCGTGCCAGCACCGGCGAGAGCGGCATTTCCATGCTCCCCAATACGTCGTTGAGGACCGGCGTCTCGTCGAGCTTTTCGATCAGGAGCCGGTGGAGCCTGAGCGCATAGTCCGCTTTCTGGGCGGCGTACGGCGTGACTTGTTGCAGTGGCGCCTGCGCCGGTGAGAGCTTGCCGCGGCCTTTCCCGAACACGTCTTCGGAAGAAATGCAGTCCAGCTCCAGGTACCGTTTTACCGCCTTGTCGAAATCGTGGGCGATCGCGGTGGAGTTCAGCACGTAGGATTCCAGCATCGTGTCGCCCGCGCCGCCCGCCAGTTCGATGCCGTGGTTCGCCAGCGCATGGCTCACGAACTTGAGGTTATGCCCGACTTTCTGTGCCCCGGCGTCCTCCAGCCAGCCCTTGAGTCCGCCCAGCAGTTCGCGGCCGTCGGAACGCTCGACGGCGCCTTCCGTCAGGTCGCGCGGGGCCAGCGGCACGTAGGCGCCCTCGCCGTCGCCGGTGGACAAGGCCAGGCCGGCCAGGCGCAGTTCCATGGGATTCTCGCCGGACGCTTCCACGCTCAGGCCCGCGGCGGGAGCGTCGCGCAGCCGGGCGAGGCACTCCTCAAGCTGTTCGGAGTTCAGGATCGTCGCGTACTCCGCCTGCTTCGGCGCGGCGGGTGCCGACTGGCGGAGGCTGCGGAGAAAGGTGTTCAGTTCGAACGTCGTGCACAGCGTTTCGAGCGCGTCCATGTCCGGCGCCCTGAGCCTGAGGTCGTGCGGCTTCAGGTCCAGCGGAACGTCCTCGCGGATCGTGGCCAGCTCAAGGGACAGGTCCACGTCGGCGAAGCTGGTCCGCAGGGTTTCTCCGGCCTTGCCGCGAATCTCGGCGGCATTCTCCTTTACGCCTGCCAGGCTGCCGTAGGATTGCAGCCACTTCGCGGCGGTCTTCGGTCCCACGCCGCGCACGCCGGGGATGTTGTCGGACGTGTCGCCGGCCAGGGCGAGGTAATCGCGGATCCGCTCCGGCGGGACGCCGAACTTCTCCTCCACCGCCGCGCTGTCCATGACGCGGTTGTTGGTCCAGTTGACCAGCCGGACATGCGGCCCGACGAGCTGGGCGAAGTCCTTGTCGGTGGTCGAGATCAGCGTGTCCAGCCCTTCTTCCCGGGCCTGGGCGGCCAGGGTTCCGATCACGTCGTCGGCTTCCACACCGCCGATCCGCAGCAGCGGCACGCCCATCGCCTCGACCACGTTCACCACCGGCTCGATCTGCTCGCGCAGGTCTTCGGGCATCACGTCGCGATTGGCCTTGTACTCCGGGTAGATCTCGTCGCGGAACGTGGGTCCGGGCGCGTCCATCACGAACGCCAGCAGGTCCGGGGGTTCTTCGCGAAGCAGCCGCTGGATCATGCTCACCACGCCGTGCAGGGCGCCGGTGGGGCGGCCGTCGGCTGTTGTGAATGCGGGAAGCGCGTAGTAGGCGCGAAACAGGTAGGCCGTTCCGTCGACCAGCAGGAGGCGGTTCATGTGCCTGCTTCGGCTGCCGGGCCTTCGTCCTCCGGCACAGGCTGCTCCTGCGGCGCCGGCGGAGATTCCTCGGGGAGGTAGAGTGCG
This window contains:
- the polA gene encoding DNA polymerase I; the protein is MNRLLLVDGTAYLFRAYYALPAFTTADGRPTGALHGVVSMIQRLLREEPPDLLAFVMDAPGPTFRDEIYPEYKANRDVMPEDLREQIEPVVNVVEAMGVPLLRIGGVEADDVIGTLAAQAREEGLDTLISTTDKDFAQLVGPHVRLVNWTNNRVMDSAAVEEKFGVPPERIRDYLALAGDTSDNIPGVRGVGPKTAAKWLQSYGSLAGVKENAAEIRGKAGETLRTSFADVDLSLELATIREDVPLDLKPHDLRLRAPDMDALETLCTTFELNTFLRSLRQSAPAAPKQAEYATILNSEQLEECLARLRDAPAAGLSVEASGENPMELRLAGLALSTGDGEGAYVPLAPRDLTEGAVERSDGRELLGGLKGWLEDAGAQKVGHNLKFVSHALANHGIELAGGAGDTMLESYVLNSTAIAHDFDKAVKRYLELDCISSEDVFGKGRGKLSPAQAPLQQVTPYAAQKADYALRLHRLLIEKLDETPVLNDVLGSMEMPLSPVLARMERVGVLVDAKVLAAQSQELAEQLRELQDQAFKQAGSEFNLGSPKQLGDVLFNQLGLEPVRRTSTGQPSTSESVLHELATVHDLPGTILKYRNLAKLKTGYTDALPGSIDPHTGRVHTSYQQAVAATGRLSSIHPNLQNIPARTGEGRRIRQAFVAPDGRVLMSADYSQIELRIMAQLSGDEGLRKAFSEDMDVHRATAAEVFDTPPDSVSADQRRAAKAINFGLIYGMSPFGLARQLGVTRAEAQEYVNHYFTRYPGVQQYMERTRKQAHEQGWVETLFGRRLYLPDIRARDFRRRSYAERSAINAPMQGTAADIIKRAMILIDEWLQPRRDKARLIMQVHDELVFECEQDFAEELAAEVTGMMAGAASLEVPLKVDLGQGPNWDAAH